Sequence from the Enhydrobacter sp. genome:
CAACCTCGCGTATTTGTGCTGCGCAGTTGATGACACGGTCGGCAAGACCGTCTGGCTCGATGCCGAGTCTTCATCATTGACATAACATTGTGCCAGTCATAATAGTGTGCCATCGGTTTCGGAGGAGCCGGCATGAACCGACTGACCTTGTTCAAGCGCGTTTGTATGGCACTGTGGGGGCCGCAGTACCGCTCCGAAGGAGCGCGCCAACTCGACATCTCTCTGCGAACCATGATGCGCTACGATGCAGGGGAAAGCCCAGTCCCGGAGGAAATCATGGACAAGCTGACCTCCATCCTGGAGCGGCGGACCCGGGAAATTAATGAACTGACGGACAGAATGGAGCGAGAGATGAGAGTGGGCTGACTGCCAAGCACGGCACTACAGGGCTCCGATCGAATAACGGCGCCGGCCTCCGTCCACGTCGCTCACCCAGTATTTCCATGTGCAACCTCTACACCATGAAGCTGTCGCGCGACGAAGTGCGCGGCCTGCTGCGGCATTACAAGCTGCTCGGCAGGGACTGGGCCGAGGTGATCTCGGGACAGAACACGCCGACCGACATCTATCCCCGCCATGCCGCGCCCGTGGCGACGAGGGAGTCGGGCAGGCTGGCGATCGGCACGATGCGCTGGGGCATGCCCGGTCCGACGTTCCCGCCCAAGCCGGGCGAGAAGCCGAAGCGCCAGGGGTTCATCACCAACATCCGCAACAGCGAAAGCCGGCACTGGCTGCCGTGGCTGCAGGCGGCCGAGGTGACGGTCGGCAAGGACAGGAACCGGGGCGGCCGCTGCCTGGTGCCGGCGGCGGCGTTCGCCGAGCCCGACCGGACGACCCGCCAGCCGGTGGTCAATCGCTGGTTCGCGCGCGCCGACGGCCGACCGTTCTTCTTCGCCGGCGTGTGGCGCGAGTGGACGGGCGACGTGGGCACGATCAAGGCGCCGAACGTCGGTCGGCATCGGCTGTTCGCGTTCCTGACGACGGTGCCGAACGGCGTGGTGACGCCGATCCACGACAAGGCGATGCCGGTGATGCTGATGACGGCGGAGGACGTCGCGTGCTGGCTGAACGGCACGCTCGAAGAGGCGCTGAAACTTCAGAAGCCGCAGCCCGACGACGCGATCGTCGTGGTCGAGCGCAAGCGGGAGACCTGAAGCGCGATGAGTTCGGCTCCATCCGTCGTCCCGACCGAAGCCTCGCGCAGCGAGGCGTAGCGGAGGGACCTCGTTTCGGCGAATGACGGCTTGTCGTCGAGGGAAGGCCCCTCCACGCGGGCCTTCGGCCCTTGGTCGGGACGACAGGTGATTCGACGGGGGACCATCATGCTCCAGCGGCTAGGCCCGCCGGCTCTCGCCGAACCGGCGCACCGGCCGGCCGGCGGCGTCGAGCCGGTTCTCGTCCTCGTCCATCGCCTTGCCCTCGGCATCGAACCAGATCTGCATGGCGTGCGCCTGGTCGCCCGTGGCGAAGCGGTATTCCATGTTGAAGCCGGCGGCGTCGAACAACGAGCGGGCGGCGTAGCGGCCCTTGCCGATCGCGGCGGCGGCGGCGCGCTCAGCCTCGTGACCGCCGGGATGGCGCGGATAGTGGACCCGGAGCTTGCAGACAAAGGGCAGATCGCGTGTCTGCGATCTCCAGGAGACGCGGGACTTGCGGCGCACGACGGGGCTCTCCCCAGCCTCGGCCCTGCCTCCGAACGTCCCCACGTGGCGCAATCCTAGCCGGCGGACGGTGGCGGAGGGAACGGAAATCGCCGCGCCCCCGAGCCCCGTCGCCGCTCGACAGCCTGCCGGTCGAAGGCCTACTCCCTTGCGACGAACAGCGGGGGCTGGACATGCACGAGTGGCTGAAGTCGGTCGTCGAGTCGTGGTCCGACTGGGGGCCCTACGGCTTCCTTCTGGTCGGCGCGGTGGCGACCGCGACGAGCGGCGAACGGCCAAGGCTGGTCGTGCTGCAGGCCGTGGGTGCGGCGGTCGCCGTCCTGCTGTTCGTGAAGCTCGTGTTCCAGCGCGCACCCGGCGCCCACGGCCTTCGCGAGGCCGCCGATCTCGCGGTGCTGCTCGCGGTCTGGGGAGCGCTGCTCTACACGGCGCTGGTGAACTGGATCGTGCACGGCGGCGGGGCGGCGCGGCTGCTGGCCTGGCGCGGCGAGAAGTGGGTGAAGGAGTGCGACTACGTCTACACGGGCCTGGCGATTCCCGGCGCGATCGGCAGCCTGGCGCGGGCGAGCGAATTGCTGCAGGGCCCCGCCGCCTGGGATCTGCTCGCGCCTTTGGTGCTGGTGCTGGCGATCGTCGTGCGGCTGATCAGGACGCGCGCCGAGATCGAGGGCTGGACCAAGGCGACGCGGCCCCGCGCGACGGGCTGGTGACGCCCGGCGGGCGCCAGGAATTTGCAGTGAGCGCCGGTCCTGGCGACGTGAACGTCCTGTATCGAACACAACCGCGTGACTCCATCCAGATCGGATCGTTCAATTCTGGTCTTCGCGCAGCGACGGGAGCAACCTGTTCGCGGGAAGAGTCGGGGAATTACTCGTGCTGGATGTCAGGCGCATCGGCCTCGTGGCGGCGCTGCTGCTGGCGCCGCCGATGGGCGCAGCGGCGGCGGCGGATTTCGCGGTCGAGGATCGCGAGTTGCCGGGCCCGGTGGCGAAGGTCGCGCTGCGCAGCGCGACGATCCGCATGACCGGCGTGATCGGCGCCGCCGATTCGAGCAAGCTGCGCACGATCCTCGTGCGGCTGACGCAGCGCACGCGCGAGGCCGACGCGCTGCTGCCGATGGCGACGGCGGAGCTCAGCAGCATCGGCGGCGACGTCGTCGAGGGCATGAGGATCGGCGCGTTGCTGCGCGAGTTCGCGGTCGCCACGGTGGTGAAGCGGGGCGACCAGTGCCTGTCGGCCTGCGCGCTCGCCTTCCTGGGCGGCAGCGAGCCGGACGGCGAGGGCGGGCGCCGGACCAGCCGGGCGCTCGAGCCCGGCGCCGATCTCGCCTTCCACAATATCGGGCTCAACGCACAGGCGCTGTCCAGCCGCACGCCCGAAGGGGCGGTGGTCGAGAGCTTCAACGTCGCCCGGCTGGGCGCCGCCGCCATCGTGCAGTATGCCGCCGACATGGGCGTGCCGGCGGGCTTCGTCGCCCGCCTGCTGGCCCAGCCGAGCGACCAGCTGCTCCACGTCGCCACCGCCGGCGACCTGGCCGATCTCGAGATCTGCCCGGCCGAGGCCATCGCGCCGGCCCTGCCTGTCGAACGGCAGGCGGTGAATGTGTGCAACAACGGCATGAACTGGGATCGCGCACCGGCGGCGGGGCAGGTCAGATCGGTCGCCGCCAACGAGGCCATGCTGCGCCTGCTGACCCACGTCTATCGCAATCTCGAGACGCTGCCCTCGGCCCAGCGCTACGCGGCACAGCTCAAGGCGGTGATCGAGTCGCGCGACCGCCGGCTGATCGCCTCGACCTACGATGCGCTGCGCGGCAGCGGCGCGCCGCTGCCCGTGCTCGAGAGCTCGACCTTCGTGGTCGGCGGCTACAGCGCCGGCTACTACCGGATGGAATGCGTCGTCAGCCTGTCGAACGGCCGCCTCGGCACGTTCGACATGGTGATCGCCGGCCCCAAGGGATTCGCTTCGCCGGTCCGGCGCGGCCCGGCGGCCTGCCCGTGGCTCCTGCTCTACGACCGGCGCGATGTGGTGAGCCCGCCGCGCAGCTGAGGCGTGGCTGCTCAGCCCGGCGGCACGTCAGCCCGGGGGTACGTCAGCCCGGGGGGACGACGGGTGGGCGCTTCTCGAGCTCGCGCTGGCGCAGACCGGCGCGGCGCCGGTAGGCGATCACGGCGTAGGCCAGGCCGGCCAGCAGCACGAACGTCCCGAGCGCCCAGAAGCCATAGGCGAACTCCGCCAACCGATCCATGGAAGCGCAACGCCGGCGGACGCGGCGGGGTTGCGGAGACAACGTCCCTTTTCGGTCACAGGACAAGCGGCGACACGCTCCTGCGTCATTGGGCGGATCGCCAGACGGTAGCCCCCGACGGCCGCGGGGAACAGCCGGGTCATTGCGGGCTGGTCATTCCCCTGGGATCGAAAAGGACCGGCGGCGGCGGCGTGCCCGGCCCCGTCGTCACCTCGGGATAGTCGGTCATGACCAGCGCCGGTTCCACCGGGGCCGGCGGCGCCTCCGGCGTCAAGGAGAGGCTCACCCGCTGCATGGGCGGACCGCCCGGTGCCACGTCCACCGCGCCCGGCACGCCTGCCGGCACGGCGGAGAGGAGGATCTCCGGCGAAATCGTCGCGAGCGGTATGTCGAAAACCGGCGGGCGGGACGACGAAGCGAGAACAAGGTCAAGCGCCGCGCGCGCGGGCGCTGGCAAGGACGAAGAGGCCAGCAGTGGACTGTCAGGCGCGGCTCCGAGCGGCAAGTGAGACTGCAACGGACCGACCCGCGAGAACGGCCCGATGACCATCGCGTCCGGAGGAATGGATAGCAGGCCGGGAAGCCGTATGGGCGGCGCGTCGCGGCGCGCGTCGGGACTGACCGCGGCGATCTCGGCCTCGATCCGAACTTCGTCGTCGTCCTGCCCGGGCTGGGGCACCTGGGCGAGCGCCGACGACGAGACGAGCGCGCCGGCGAGAACGGTGACGCAAGTGGCGCGGACCCGCTGCGAGGCGACCCGCCTCCACTGATATCGAACCATGCGAGCCAAACGTCCCGCGGCCCGCATTGTTCGGGAGCTTTCGGTGACCAAGGCGTGACGTTTGGATGGACGAGACGGGAACCATCGGCCTTCGGCGCTAATGGTCCCCTTACCGTCCAACGCGTCACGGGAGTCGCCCGATGTGGAATGGCACGACGAAAGGCCTGCTCCTCCTCGCACTTTGGCTCGCGATGGGACTGACCGGCGCGCATCTTCTTGGCGAAGCCCTGCTGGCCATCGAAGTGGCGCAGCAACGCGACGGCTCGCCGCAAGGCCCGATGGCCTCGCGCGGCATCTGATGCGGACGCAGGCCGAACACACCTTCCCGACGAGATGCCCGATCGATCTGCAGGGACAGGCGATCCGCTTCCAGCCGCAACTTCGTCCACTTGCCCGTCGGATATGAGGGGATCAGCCGGAAATGGGAAGGCCCACGCCGCCGGTACGTGGACGGCGTGGGCCAGGGAGGGGAACGAGGTTCGGTGTGGTGGGAATCGTTCCGACCCGCAGCCTAGGGCGCGGGCGAGTCGGACGACAACGGTGTTCGTCTCCGGAATGGAGCGATCGCGTCACTTGCTGAGGACAATGCTGCCCGCGCCGCCGGCGATGGCGACGCTGATCTTGTTGCCCTGGATCGAGCCGGCGAAGCGGCTGGTGCCGACCTGGCAGCGCGCGTTGGGGCCGTCGAGGGTGAGGGAGAACGTGCCGGCGGGATCGATCTGGACCGTGACGTTCACCGTGCCGTTGCAGCGTTGATTGTACCACGAACTGGTGCCGCGGCCGTTCCGCACATCGGACGACAGGGGAATCTGCCCGCCGGCCCCCGTCGTGACGAGACCCGACCAGCGGCCATCATAGACGTTGGCGACGCCGCCCGTCGCGGAGGGGCCGCCGGGGGAGGGTGCCGAAGGGGCGGCCGCCGCGGCGGGCGCCGCCGCGCCGAGTCGCAAGGTGCCCTTCAGCTCGCCGCCGGCGCCGGAGAAATCGAGCTGGAGCTGGCCGTCGCCCGCCCGGCCGCGGGCGTTCATCGCAAGCTGCGAACAGTTCTGGTCGAACACGCGGGCGTCGCCGGAAATCTCCCCGGCCGGCGAGATCCGGATCGAGAGCGGCGACGCGCCGCAGCGCTGCACGGTGGTGGTGCCCGTCCCGACATTGCCGGCGATGCGGATGGTGGTGCTGCGCGGGCCGCTGCCGAAGGCCATTCCGCCGGCGCCCGCGAAGTTCAACGTGCCGCCATAGGTGCCGTCGAACGAGCCGGCGCCCGCGGCGGCCTGCTGCTGGGATGCCTGCTGCT
This genomic interval carries:
- a CDS encoding SOS response-associated peptidase family protein — translated: MCNLYTMKLSRDEVRGLLRHYKLLGRDWAEVISGQNTPTDIYPRHAAPVATRESGRLAIGTMRWGMPGPTFPPKPGEKPKRQGFITNIRNSESRHWLPWLQAAEVTVGKDRNRGGRCLVPAAAFAEPDRTTRQPVVNRWFARADGRPFFFAGVWREWTGDVGTIKAPNVGRHRLFAFLTTVPNGVVTPIHDKAMPVMLMTAEDVACWLNGTLEEALKLQKPQPDDAIVVVERKRET